The Akkermansia muciniphila genome contains a region encoding:
- a CDS encoding glycosyltransferase family 9 protein has translation MSAQRILIIKHGALGDVVLAMGTMKRLRELHPEAHITLMTMGMFVPMAEQLGVFDDFIVDNRLPYRKLGATRDAIRSIVKGNFDVVYDLQESSRTRKRYYPAVRFLLDHDMDWVACNSGERRRLLKKGAFRFGRVEREPFHLERVLTDLSFMHGEGRHFDELPERYVLMIPGCSPSHPYKRWPVENFCALARRLAERGISSVVIGTRAEAAEVEAIAASSPLAVSFLGKSTLMDIPQMALRSLACVGNDTGPTHMCAYAGVPVTAIFCHRTRKSAITARCISNLISPGAIEEITVDQAWSTLEPFLPPREEPESAKMEDTPQA, from the coding sequence ATGTCTGCGCAGCGCATTCTGATCATCAAGCACGGAGCCCTTGGCGACGTGGTGCTAGCCATGGGGACGATGAAGCGTCTCCGGGAGCTTCATCCGGAGGCGCACATTACCCTGATGACCATGGGGATGTTTGTTCCCATGGCGGAGCAGCTCGGGGTGTTTGACGATTTCATTGTGGACAACCGTCTGCCCTACCGGAAACTGGGCGCCACGCGGGATGCTATCCGTTCCATCGTGAAAGGGAATTTTGACGTGGTGTACGATCTCCAGGAGTCTTCCCGTACCAGAAAACGTTATTATCCCGCCGTGCGCTTCCTGCTGGACCATGACATGGACTGGGTGGCCTGCAATTCCGGGGAGCGGCGCAGGCTGCTGAAAAAAGGAGCCTTCCGGTTTGGCCGGGTGGAGAGGGAGCCGTTCCATCTGGAACGGGTTTTGACGGACCTTTCCTTCATGCACGGGGAAGGGCGGCATTTTGACGAGCTTCCGGAACGCTACGTGCTGATGATTCCGGGCTGTTCCCCAAGCCATCCCTACAAGCGCTGGCCCGTGGAGAATTTCTGCGCCCTGGCCCGGCGCCTGGCGGAACGGGGCATTTCCTCCGTCGTGATCGGCACCCGTGCGGAGGCAGCGGAGGTGGAGGCCATTGCGGCCAGTTCCCCCCTGGCCGTCAGCTTTCTGGGCAAGTCCACCCTGATGGATATTCCCCAGATGGCGCTGCGTTCCCTGGCCTGTGTGGGCAATGATACGGGCCCCACGCACATGTGCGCCTATGCCGGGGTTCCGGTGACAGCCATTTTCTGCCACCGGACGCGCAAGTCCGCCATTACGGCCCGCTGCATTTCCAACCTGATTTCCCCGGGAGCCATTGAGGAAATTACGGTGGACCAGGCATGGTCCACGCTGGAGCCCTTCCTGCCCCCGCGGGAAGAACCTGAATCTGCGAAAATGGAGGATACTCCGCAGGCGTGA